The following nucleotide sequence is from Barnesiella viscericola DSM 18177.
CTCATGCACGAGATACATTTGCTCGTATCGGTCTTGCTAGGGTTGTCGAGCGGTATGGCTCCTACCGGGCACAGGGCGGCACAAGTGCCGCACCGGTTGCAGGCCCGGCTTGCGTGTGGTTTGAGAGGTACCCCGTTGTAGGGCTTGTACTGGGGATTCCCCTTGACCTCGATGGGTGCCGGGACGGTGCCACTTTTCACAGCATCGAGCTTGTCGGCGATGCGGGCTGCAAACTGTGTGAGCAGATGCTTGTCGGCCTCGTCGGGTCGGCCGGTGGCATAGACCCGCATGATGGAGTGCTCGGCAATGCAGGCGACTCCGGCGATGGAACGGAATCCGGTTGCCTCCAACGCCGTTTTCAATTCGAGCAGGGCATCGTCGTAATCGCGGTTGCCATATACCACTACGGGAATTGCCGGGGTGTCGTGCCCGGTAATCCTTTTCAACCGTTCGAGGGCGATGGCCGGGACACGTCCACCATACACGGGGATTGCTACCAGCAGCACCTCGTCGTGGCTCAAATCGAGAGGTGTTGCCACCGATTTGGGGGTCGACAAGTCTATCTCGGTTGCTTGCGGGTCGAGAGCCCGCCCGATGATTTCGGCAGCCCTGCGGGTACCACCCGTCGGGCTGAAATGTGCGATATACATTTCGTTACCTCCTGTTTATTGTTTGTTCCGGCGTTCCTGCACAATGGCATCGAGCACGGCCACCGTGGTGAGGTTGACGATGTCGCGTGACGAGCTGGCAATGTCGGTGAAGTGAATCGGTTTGTTCAGTCCCATCTGAATCGGACCTATCGTCTCGGCTACGCCCATTTCGAGCATCAGTTTGTAGGCCGAGTTGGCCGAACTCAGGTTGGGGAAGACGATGGTATTCACCTCGCGACCTTTGAGCTTGTTGAAGGGGTAGGTCTTGTCGCGCAGCTTGTTGTTGAGGGCAAAGTTCATCTGCATCTCGCCGTCGATGACAATCTCGGGATATTGCTGGTGCAGAATCTCAATAGCCTCGTGTACCCGTTGGGGACTGCCCAGATTGTCCGACCCGAAGTTGGAGTAGGATACCATGGCGATAACGGGGTCTTGGGCAAAGAAGCGCACCGAGTCGTAGGCCAGTTTGGCAATGTCGACCAGCGTCTCGGTCGTGGGTTTGCGGTTGATAAGCGTGTCGGCAATAAAGTAGGTACCCCGCTTGGTGTTCATGATGTGCATGGCACCGAAGTGCTTGTAGCCCGGGCGTATGCCGATTACCTCCTTGGCAATCTGTATCGTCTCGGCATACTTCGAGTAGGTGCCGGTGATGAAGGCGTCGGCTTCGCCGGCTTCGACCATCATCATGCCGAAGTAGTTGCGGTCGAACATCTTTTCGTGAGCTTCGGGGTAGGTCATGCCCTCGCGTTGCCGTTTCTCGGTGAGCAGTTTGGCATAGCGGCAGCGGCGATCCTCTTCGTCGGGGTGGCGCAGGTTGATGATTTGCATGCCCGTGAGGTCGACACCGATCGAGGCGGCCAGCTTGCCGATGAGTTCGTCGTTGCCCAGCAAGATAGGTTTGCAGATGCCGTCGCGCAGGGCTGTTGCGGCAGCTTGCAGCATGTTGGCGTGGTTGGCTTCGGCAAATACCACCCGCTTGGGATCCTTGCGGGCCATCTCGGTAAACTCGCGCAACATTTTGTTGTCATAACCCATGAGCTTCTTCAACCGGTCGTTGTAGGCGTCCCAGTCGGTGATGGGGTGTTGGGCCACGCCCGACTCCATGGCTGCCCGGGCTACGGCCGGAGCCACGGCGGTGAGCAACCGCGGGTCGAGAGCCTTGGGAATAATGTATTCGGGACCGAACGAAATCCGTTTCAGCCCGTAGGCCGAGTTGACCACGTCGGGTACCGGCTCCTTGGTCAGTTGGGCAATGGCATAGGTGGCAGCCCGTTTCATCTCCTCGTTGATGGTCGTGGCGCGCACGTCGAGGGCTCCCCGGAAGATGTAGGGGAATCCCAGCACGTTGTTGATCTGGTTGGGATAGTCCGAACGGCCGGTGGCGAAAATCAGGTCGTCGCGCGAGGCCATGGCCTTGTCGTAGGAAATCTCGGGGTTGGGGTTGGCCAGGGCAAAGACGATAGGCCGCTCGTTCATCGACTGCACCATCTCGGTGGTCAGCACGTCGGCGACCGAAAGTCCCAGGAAAATATCGGCACCCCGCATGGCCTCTTCCAGCGTGTGAATGTCGGTGCGGTCGGTGGCAAACTGTTGTTTCGAGGGTGGCAGGTTGGGACGGTCGGAACGGATTACTCCCTTGCTGTCGACCATGACGATATTCTCCCGTTTGATTCCCAGCCCCATGTAGAGCTTGGTACAGGAGATGGCGGCTGCGCCGGCACCGTTCACGACGAGGCGGGCCTCCTCGATTTTCTTACCCTGTATTTCGAGCGCGTTCAGCAGTCCGGCACCCGAGATGATGGCGGTGCCGTGCTGGTCGTCGTGCATGACGGGAATATCCAGTTCCTCTTTCAGGCGTGTCTCGATTTCGAAACACTCGGGAGCCTTGATGTCTTCGAGGTTGATACCGCCGAAGGTAGGCGATATGGCCTTGACCGCCTCGATAAACTTGTCGGGGTCTTTTTCGTTGATTTCGATGTCGAACACGTCGATTCCGGCAAAAATCTTGAACAGCAAACCTTTGCCCTCCATTACCGGCTTGCCGGCCAGTGCACCTATATCGCCCAGTCCCAGGACGGCGGTACCGTTGGAGATCACAGCCACCAGATTCCCCTTGGCCGTGTACTCATAGGCCTTGTCGGGATCTTTTTCGATTTCGAGACAAGGCTCGGCTACTCCCGGCGTGTAAGCCAGCGAGAGGTCGTGCTGCGTGCTGTACGGTTTGGTAGGAATGACTTCTATTTTCCCGGCTTTGCCTTCGCTGTGATATTTTAAGGCATCTTCTTTTAGAACTTTTGACATAAATATACGATTAAATGTTTTTAGCTGTTTAAATTGTATTTTGAGATATTGAATGGCTTATATTTTGTAAGCACATCGTGTGCAAATGTAGCAAATATATTGTATCTCTTGTGTTAAGAAAAATGTTTCTTTAACAATAAAGATTACATAAGTAGTTGTTTTTTCTCTATTTCACCGGGGGGGATAGGTATGCATGGTTCGTCCCTGGCTGATGAGTATGAGTGAGGCATTGACTGCGCTCCTCTCACCGGGCCGATGTGACGGGAACAACCGTTTCGGTGTCGCTGCTTTACAGGTGCATGACCCTCTCCTCGAAATCGTCGCGGGAGCCGATAGCTGAGTTGCGAATTTTCACCCGATAGTTGTATATGGTTGAAAGCGAATAACACAGGAATCGGGCAATCTTGACGCTGTCGGTCGTACCCAGTCGCACCAGTGCATAGATGCGCAGTTCGGGCGTAAGCGAGTTGGGCTTGGGCGTGATGCGAGCCTCGGGAACCAGCAGTTCGTTAAACTTCTTGACAAAGTCGGGGTAGAGTTTCAGGAACGATTGGTCAAACTCGGCGTAGAACATGCGGCGTTCGTTGTTGATGATGTTTTGTGATTTCAGGTTTTTGGCAAGTTCTTCCACCTTTCCCATCGAAGCCAGTTTATTGAGCGATCGGCGGTAGTCGTCCATCTTGTCGATATAGACGGCACACTGGTCCATATAACGACTTAGATACTCCTCTTTGACATGGTTGCTTTCGATGAGAGAGTTGTTTACGGTTTGCAGATGCTTGTTGGTCTGGTTAAGTTTCTCCTTGACGCTGTTGAGCTTGTGATTCTGGAAAAACAGAATCACAAAGGTAATGAGCAATATGACGCAGAAAGCACAAGTGATGTAGGTGAAGGTAATCGACAAGGCCTTCTGTTTTTGTATCTGAGCTTGATATACCTCTTCGATAATGGTGAATACTGGCATGAATTCGAGACTTCGTACGCGGGCGTTACAGGCTTTGGCATCTTCGACCGAGCATTTGATATAGGCATAGGCGCGTTCGATATCCCCTTCGTGGAACAACTGCTCGGCCAGCCGGTGCAGCGATACATATTCCCTGACCGAGGCTTTCAGGTCGCACTGTGCCGATAGGGCGTAGTAGATTTTCGTGCTGTCGCTCTGTTGCGTTTGGGCAAAGATTTCGGCCATGCAGTAATAAATGATGCCCCGGTCGTGCGAATTGAGGTCGTCCTGGGCGAGTCTCTCTCTCAGAATCTGCAAGGCCTGGGCATAGTCGTGTCGGGCCGTCAGTTCGTCTGATTTCACCACACAGTAGGTGAACGACGATGGAGAGTTGACCTGTAAGATGGAGTCGCGGTAAAGGTTGAGCTGTTTGGTGTAGTTGTCGCGAATGTCGGGTTGCAGCGAGTAGTCGGCGAGCAATCCGTAAAGCGTGCGTTTCAAGTGGTAGTAATAGGGCAGGATATAGGACGGCAGTCTCTTGCGCCCCATTTTTTCCAATAACTCATTGGCCTCTTTATACATACCGGAGTTGTAGAAGCATTCGACCAGATTGAGTTGGGCTTGAATTTGCAGGTCGTTGTTGTTCAACTTGTTTGATAATTCGATTTGTCGCTTGACGTATACCGCCTGTGAATCGATACTGAATGCCCGGTAGGCGTCAACCAGATAACCCAGAGTACGGAACCGTTCTTCGGGCGACAGTTTGTTCCTCAGGCGCAACTTGATTTCCTGAATCTGTTTCTCTTTCTGCCGGGTATAGATATAGCGTTGATTGATGAGCCGGTCGAGCGAGTCGAGCGTAGCCTCGACCGTATAGGTAACCTGCTTTTCGGTTAAAGTTGCATCGGCTTCGAAATGAGATGCCGATAAAGAGAGCAGCATGCATAGCAAAAACAGTATGGGCCGTTGGTGAGTATTCATGGTTAAGCGCATTAAATTATCCTCTTTTTGTGTGATGGAATTTTGAATAAAATATATTCCGAGGTCAAAGGCAAAGATAAAAAGAATTATGAATACTTTCTATTCAAAACCTTGAAAAAGGCTATTGTATCGACTACTTTTATAATATTAATATTTTGTATAATAAATTGATTATAAGATATTTATTTTTATTAAAATACTACTTTTTTACTACATTGAGTTGACAACCTCAATTGCCCCCTATATTTTTGTGAACAAAATTAGAAACGCGAGATTTTCTCGGGCTTATTTATTAATCAAAATTTAAATAACATGAAAAGCAAACTCTTACTTTTCTCGGCTTTGGCCTTGTGTTCGGCTACGGTTGCAGCCAACGATTATCCCACTTCCTTATATGTAATAGGCGATGCCACTCCGGCTCAGTGGAATAGTGATGATGTTATTCGTATGGTAACGGTTGAAGAGGGCGTGTATGAATATACCGGCGATTTGACCGAAGGTCGCATGCGTTTTGTGACCACCTATGATTTTGCTCCGGGTTACGGTCCGGCTATGGCCTCTACGGTCGTGGGTGATAACCTTAATGAAACCTATCTGGAATTGACGACAGGTTCGCATGAGTTGGAATTTCGCAGCGACTATACCGCTCCCGACAAGTCGTTTAAAGTAATGGCTGCCGGGCGGTACCAATTCAGAGTCGATCTCACGGGCGAGACTCCGGTTGTCGAGGTGAGCGATGCTACCGATCTGCCCGACCAATGGGCTACCCACTCCGAGGCTGTTTATGCCGTAGGTTCGGCGACCAATGCCGGGTGGGCTATCGAAAACTCCATTGCACTGCATGAAACGGCATTCGATTCGGGTATTTATCAAGGCTCGCTGTATCTTAATACGGCCGACGAGGGTGCCGAGTTGAAATTTATGGTGATGCAGAAGTGGAATAACCGCATGTATGTGGCTGCCGTTTCAGGTACCTCTGTCGATGCCGTTGGTGAATATGATTTGAAATATACTACCAGTGGTGATGAGGACTGGAAATTTATCGTCAATATCGAGGGGTTATATGATGTAACGGTCGATACCAAGAACCTGAAAATGACGATTTCGGAGCCTCAGGTTTCTTTCCCCGAGCAACTGTGGCTGGTAGGTCCTGCCGTAGGAGGTTGGGAATTCGATAATAATAAAGTCTTGGTAAACAGTGGTGAAGAGGGTGTGTACTCTTGGACGGGCGATTTGGTTCAGGGTGAACTTAAATTCTTTGCCGGTGACAATTTTGGCGCTGTGGCCTACGGCGCCGAGAGCAACATGACTCCGTTGCAGGAGGGAGTCTTGAATGTTATCATGCTGAGTAACGATGTTGACAACAAGTTCAATGTACTCTCTACGCAGGAAGGTAATTATACCCTTGTACTCAACTTGAACGATATGACTCTCGAAGTGGTTAAAAACGGCACTTCGACAGCTGTTGACGAGGTAGAGGTAATAGACTGGGTACAAGAGTCCTATGGCATTGTGAGTGAACAAGCCCGGGCCATGGCTCTGTATGACATAAGCGGTCGGGAAGTCGTTTCGGTAAATGGTACACTGCTGCCTTTCGATGGACTTCGTGCCGGAATATATGTGTTTGTCATTGAGACTACTCAGGGTCGTGCTACGCATAAAATCGTAATTCGATAAATCTTTTTTGGGGGGGGCTGTTCGACGTGTGTGGTGGCCCCCCCTTTTTTATCTTTTCCTAAAAAACATATAGATGAAAAATAACCATTATGGCAGGATAGCCCTGTCGGCAATACTCTTGTGCCTGTTGCCTTTTACCGTATGGGCACAAAGCAAGGTCGAGGGAGTCGTTCTCGATGTCAATCAAGAGCCGCTTATCGGTGTCAATGTGTCGGAGAAAGGAACCTCGAACAGGACAGTAACCGATATTGATGGCCATTTCAGTCTTGGATTGAGCTCGGCCGAACCCGTGTTACACCTCAGTTATGTAGGGTATGAAGCCCAGGATTTTGCTGTGGCAGGACAGAAGACGGTGCAGATTATCATGCGCGAGAACAACGAGATGCTCGACGAGATTGTGGTAATTGGATATGGTATCCAGAAGAAGAGTGATTTGACGGGAGCCATTTCGCAAGTTTCGTCCAAAGACCTGGCCCGCCAGCCGTCACCGAGTCTCGGTGCCGCTTTACAGGGTAGGGCAGCCGGTTTGCAGGTCGTTTCGACCGGAGCCCCGGGCAGTAACGTGAGCATGAAAATCAGAGGTATAGGTTCGATCAACAACAGTGACCCGCTTCTGGTTATCGACGGTGTACCTACCGATGTACCGTTGAATATGATCAACATGGACGATGTGGAGAGTGTCGATATTCTCAAAGATGCATCGGCTACGGCCATCTACGGTTCGCGCGGAGCCTATGGTGTGATTATCATTACCACCAAGAAAGGTTCGCAGGAACGCAACAACTTGAATGTGAAAGTGACCTACGGTTTCGATCAGTTGCAACGCACCTTGCCCTTGCTCAATGCCTCGCAGTTCGCGTCGTTGCATAACGAGATGATGAGTGCCGGCGGACAACCTCAGTATGCCCTCTTCAACGACCCCACCAAACTGGGCAAGGGTACCGACTGGATGGGCGAGCTCTTCCAGTATGCCCCTACGCAGACCTACTCGGCCAACTATTCGGGCGGAACCCAAAAGAGTCATTACTACGTGTCGGGTACCTATTATGACCAGCAAGGTATTATCAAGACGACCGACTACAAGCGGTTTACCCTTCAATTCAATTCCGATGTGGAATTGTACAAATGGTTGAAGATGGGGCATAACCTTTCGCTCAATCACGACATCAAGTCGCAAGGCGAGTATAACATACAAAACACCATGAAGGCTCTGCCCACCCAGGCCATCAAGAACGAGGACGGGTCGTGGGCCGGTCCCGTAGGATTGGCCATGTATGTGGGCGATATAGCCAACCCCATCGGCAAGATGATGGAGAATACCTCGACCACCAAGGGTTACAACTTGCTCGGTAATATCTATGCCGAGATAAAGCCGTGGGAGTGGCTCACCTTCAAGAGTACCTTCGGTATTCAGGCCCTCTTCTGGGACAGCAAGAGCTGGACACCCAAGTATGACTGGGAACCCATCGAGCAACCCGAGTCGCAGGCTTCGCGCGAGTACAACAAGAGTCTCACCTGGTTGTGGGATAACTTGCTTACCTTCAACAAGACGTTCGATGGCAAGCATGCGGTGACAGCCATGATCGGTTCGTCGGCACAGACCAATACCTACGAATTCATGAGCGGTAGCATACAGGGCTTTATCAGCGAGTCGGCACAAGAGTTGGCCAACGGTATTCTCGAACCTACGCTTACGGGTAACGGTAGCGACTGGGCCCTCCTCTCGTTCATGGGTCGTGTCAACTATACCTACGACAACCGTTATCTCTTTACCGCCACCATGCGTGCCGATGGCAGTTCGCGTTTCAGCAAGGCCAATCGTTGGGGCGTTTTCCCCTCGGTTTCGTTGGCCTGGCGAATGAGTGAGGAGGAGTGGTTCAACAAGAGCTTTGCCCTGAGCGACTTGAAAATACGGGCCGGATACGGTGTCACCGGTAACCAGGCCAGTGTAGGCAACTATGCCTATGCCTCGGTGTTGCAGACCGTGCAGTACAACTTTAACGGTAACCAGGTATCGGGTTTGGCTCCGTGGGTGATGCCCAATCCCAATGTGCGCTGGGAAGAGGTAGAGCAGTATAACGTAGGTGTTGACGCTTCGATGCTCGACAGCCGACTCCTGGTCACCTTGGACGGATATATCAAAAACACCAACGACATGTTGGTCCCCATGTCGGTGCCCATCTCTTCGGGATACTCCGACGAGAATGTGTCGCAAATCAATGCCGGTCTGATGCGTAACGTCGGCGTGGAGTTGGCTTTGACCTCGTTCAACTTCCGGGGGGGCGACTTCACCTGGTCGACCACGGCCAACGTGTCGTACAACCACAACGAGCTGATCAGGCTCAACGGCGATGTCCCCATGTACTTCGATAACAACGTGCACATGGTGGGCTATCCCATCAGTGCTTTCTATGGATATGTAACCGACGGTATTTTCCAGACGCAGGAGGAGGTCGACAACCATGCGATACAGACCGTGGGCAGTGACCCTACGTCGAGTACCCAGCCGGGCGATATCCGCTTCAAGGACTTGAATAACGATGGTGTCATCAACGACGACGACCGCACCATTTTGGGAAGTCCCACACCGTCGTGGACCTTTGCCATGAACAACCAGTTTTCCTACAAGGGATTCGATTTGGAAATCTTCTTCCAGGGTGTAGCCGGTAACAAAATCTACAACGGCAACCGGGCTTCGCTCGAAGCCATGAGCGTGGCCCAGAACCAGATGATTACCGTACTCGACCGTTGGCGCGGCCCCGGTACCAGCAACACCATGCCGCGTGCCGTGTTTGGCGACCCCAACAAGAACAATCGCGTATCCGACCGTTTCCTGGAAGATGGCAGCTACCTGCGATTGAAGAACATCTCGCTGGGATATACGCTTCCCAGCCGCTTGACCAAGAAGGCCGCCATGCAGCAAGTGCGGCTGTCGGTATCGGCACAGAACCTCTTTACCCTTACCCGCTATACGGGCCTCGACCCCGAAGTGAGCGGCTCGGGTAATGATAATAATGTGTATCCCG
It contains:
- a CDS encoding EFR1 family ferrodoxin (N-terminal region resembles flavodoxins. C-terminal ferrodoxin region binds two 4Fe-4S clusters.), which codes for MYIAHFSPTGGTRRAAEIIGRALDPQATEIDLSTPKSVATPLDLSHDEVLLVAIPVYGGRVPAIALERLKRITGHDTPAIPVVVYGNRDYDDALLELKTALEATGFRSIAGVACIAEHSIMRVYATGRPDEADKHLLTQFAARIADKLDAVKSGTVPAPIEVKGNPQYKPYNGVPLKPHASRACNRCGTCAALCPVGAIPLDNPSKTDTSKCISCMRCIAVCPQQARKVSKLKVALSIRMLKKACESRKEPELFI
- a CDS encoding NADP-dependent malic enzyme, with protein sequence MSKVLKEDALKYHSEGKAGKIEVIPTKPYSTQHDLSLAYTPGVAEPCLEIEKDPDKAYEYTAKGNLVAVISNGTAVLGLGDIGALAGKPVMEGKGLLFKIFAGIDVFDIEINEKDPDKFIEAVKAISPTFGGINLEDIKAPECFEIETRLKEELDIPVMHDDQHGTAIISGAGLLNALEIQGKKIEEARLVVNGAGAAAISCTKLYMGLGIKRENIVMVDSKGVIRSDRPNLPPSKQQFATDRTDIHTLEEAMRGADIFLGLSVADVLTTEMVQSMNERPIVFALANPNPEISYDKAMASRDDLIFATGRSDYPNQINNVLGFPYIFRGALDVRATTINEEMKRAATYAIAQLTKEPVPDVVNSAYGLKRISFGPEYIIPKALDPRLLTAVAPAVARAAMESGVAQHPITDWDAYNDRLKKLMGYDNKMLREFTEMARKDPKRVVFAEANHANMLQAAATALRDGICKPILLGNDELIGKLAASIGVDLTGMQIINLRHPDEEDRRCRYAKLLTEKRQREGMTYPEAHEKMFDRNYFGMMMVEAGEADAFITGTYSKYAETIQIAKEVIGIRPGYKHFGAMHIMNTKRGTYFIADTLINRKPTTETLVDIAKLAYDSVRFFAQDPVIAMVSYSNFGSDNLGSPQRVHEAIEILHQQYPEIVIDGEMQMNFALNNKLRDKTYPFNKLKGREVNTIVFPNLSSANSAYKLMLEMGVAETIGPIQMGLNKPIHFTDIASSSRDIVNLTTVAVLDAIVQERRNKQ
- a CDS encoding SusC/RagA family TonB-linked outer membrane protein; amino-acid sequence: MKNNHYGRIALSAILLCLLPFTVWAQSKVEGVVLDVNQEPLIGVNVSEKGTSNRTVTDIDGHFSLGLSSAEPVLHLSYVGYEAQDFAVAGQKTVQIIMRENNEMLDEIVVIGYGIQKKSDLTGAISQVSSKDLARQPSPSLGAALQGRAAGLQVVSTGAPGSNVSMKIRGIGSINNSDPLLVIDGVPTDVPLNMINMDDVESVDILKDASATAIYGSRGAYGVIIITTKKGSQERNNLNVKVTYGFDQLQRTLPLLNASQFASLHNEMMSAGGQPQYALFNDPTKLGKGTDWMGELFQYAPTQTYSANYSGGTQKSHYYVSGTYYDQQGIIKTTDYKRFTLQFNSDVELYKWLKMGHNLSLNHDIKSQGEYNIQNTMKALPTQAIKNEDGSWAGPVGLAMYVGDIANPIGKMMENTSTTKGYNLLGNIYAEIKPWEWLTFKSTFGIQALFWDSKSWTPKYDWEPIEQPESQASREYNKSLTWLWDNLLTFNKTFDGKHAVTAMIGSSAQTNTYEFMSGSIQGFISESAQELANGILEPTLTGNGSDWALLSFMGRVNYTYDNRYLFTATMRADGSSRFSKANRWGVFPSVSLAWRMSEEEWFNKSFALSDLKIRAGYGVTGNQASVGNYAYASVLQTVQYNFNGNQVSGLAPWVMPNPNVRWEEVEQYNVGVDASMLDSRLLVTLDGYIKNTNDMLVPMSVPISSGYSDENVSQINAGLMRNVGVELALTSFNFRGGDFTWSTTANVSYNHNELIRLNGDVPMYFDNNVHMVGYPISAFYGYVTDGIFQTQEEVDNHAIQTVGSDPTSSTQPGDIRFKDLNNDGVINDDDRTILGSPTPSWTFAMNNQFSYKGFDLEIFFQGVAGNKIYNGNRASLEAMSVAQNQMITVLDRWRGPGTSNTMPRAVFGDPNKNNRVSDRFLEDGSYLRLKNISLGYTLPSRLTKKAAMQQVRLSVSAQNLFTLTRYTGLDPEVSGSGNDNNVYPVTRNFTFGLNITF
- a CDS encoding DUF6377 domain-containing protein, which gives rise to MNTHQRPILFLLCMLLSLSASHFEADATLTEKQVTYTVEATLDSLDRLINQRYIYTRQKEKQIQEIKLRLRNKLSPEERFRTLGYLVDAYRAFSIDSQAVYVKRQIELSNKLNNNDLQIQAQLNLVECFYNSGMYKEANELLEKMGRKRLPSYILPYYYHLKRTLYGLLADYSLQPDIRDNYTKQLNLYRDSILQVNSPSSFTYCVVKSDELTARHDYAQALQILRERLAQDDLNSHDRGIIYYCMAEIFAQTQQSDSTKIYYALSAQCDLKASVREYVSLHRLAEQLFHEGDIERAYAYIKCSVEDAKACNARVRSLEFMPVFTIIEEVYQAQIQKQKALSITFTYITCAFCVILLITFVILFFQNHKLNSVKEKLNQTNKHLQTVNNSLIESNHVKEEYLSRYMDQCAVYIDKMDDYRRSLNKLASMGKVEELAKNLKSQNIINNERRMFYAEFDQSFLKLYPDFVKKFNELLVPEARITPKPNSLTPELRIYALVRLGTTDSVKIARFLCYSLSTIYNYRVKIRNSAIGSRDDFEERVMHL
- a CDS encoding SusF/SusE family outer membrane protein, whose translation is MKSKLLLFSALALCSATVAANDYPTSLYVIGDATPAQWNSDDVIRMVTVEEGVYEYTGDLTEGRMRFVTTYDFAPGYGPAMASTVVGDNLNETYLELTTGSHELEFRSDYTAPDKSFKVMAAGRYQFRVDLTGETPVVEVSDATDLPDQWATHSEAVYAVGSATNAGWAIENSIALHETAFDSGIYQGSLYLNTADEGAELKFMVMQKWNNRMYVAAVSGTSVDAVGEYDLKYTTSGDEDWKFIVNIEGLYDVTVDTKNLKMTISEPQVSFPEQLWLVGPAVGGWEFDNNKVLVNSGEEGVYSWTGDLVQGELKFFAGDNFGAVAYGAESNMTPLQEGVLNVIMLSNDVDNKFNVLSTQEGNYTLVLNLNDMTLEVVKNGTSTAVDEVEVIDWVQESYGIVSEQARAMALYDISGREVVSVNGTLLPFDGLRAGIYVFVIETTQGRATHKIVIR